A genomic region of Persephonella marina EX-H1 contains the following coding sequences:
- a CDS encoding flagellar hook protein FlgE: MIQSFYTGNAGLNANKNWLSVISDNIANVNTIGFKAERVNFEDLISSSLTTFANNSPKNMEIGGGSFVGSTTKDFSQGALMNTNTPTDLALDGEGFFMVRDAQDVTYYTRAGQFRTDANGDLINLNGMKLLGWQLDDAGNIAGAIGAINIPNDMPPHVTTKLALKEPTNLDAGSELVTGVFDTSDARTYSYVNAITVYDSLGVPHEAQLYFVHTGPNQWRVFGLMDDEPIQFNVPGDANTYDALVVEFNGVGQINRVFGYGINTDQTITGAGTETESGDLGQFTLNNTPVLPGSVVITQYTDGATTYNVNWIDDGHGNIIDLNNDNRVVGSISYDDGTVFINQFAGNGATETLTAGSYKTYDTTVSTNTIPPDSISIVPIPVNNPNSATLNTGGNPIQFTLDIQNMKQVESEFIFYAEQDGYAKGDLLSVSVSEDGLVRGVYSNGQVKDWARIAIATFNDKEILIRKGNNLFLPNSQTYTPIIVPGGVISKIRGGFLELSNVDISREFINLITAQRAYQANARTITTSDQVLQETMNIKR, translated from the coding sequence ATGATTCAATCATTTTACACAGGGAATGCAGGTTTAAATGCAAATAAAAACTGGCTCTCAGTGATCTCAGACAACATAGCGAATGTTAATACGATAGGTTTTAAGGCTGAGAGGGTAAACTTTGAGGATCTCATATCAAGCAGTCTCACAACATTTGCAAACAACTCACCTAAAAATATGGAGATAGGCGGTGGTTCATTTGTAGGAAGTACAACAAAGGATTTCTCCCAGGGTGCTTTGATGAACACAAATACACCAACAGACCTGGCTCTTGATGGCGAAGGATTCTTTATGGTAAGGGATGCACAGGATGTTACATACTACACAAGGGCAGGACAGTTCAGAACTGATGCTAACGGTGACCTCATAAATCTTAACGGGATGAAACTTTTAGGGTGGCAGTTAGATGATGCTGGGAATATTGCAGGTGCGATAGGTGCCATAAACATACCAAATGACATGCCTCCCCATGTAACAACAAAACTCGCACTAAAAGAACCTACAAATCTTGACGCTGGATCAGAACTGGTAACAGGTGTATTTGATACAAGTGACGCAAGAACTTACAGCTATGTTAATGCCATAACAGTTTATGACTCATTAGGCGTTCCTCACGAGGCACAGCTCTATTTTGTTCACACAGGCCCTAACCAGTGGAGAGTTTTTGGATTAATGGATGATGAACCGATCCAGTTCAATGTTCCAGGTGATGCAAACACATACGATGCACTGGTTGTTGAGTTTAACGGTGTTGGACAGATAAACAGGGTATTTGGTTATGGAATAAACACGGATCAGACAATTACAGGTGCAGGAACAGAAACCGAGTCAGGTGATCTTGGACAGTTCACATTAAATAACACACCTGTTCTTCCTGGCTCAGTTGTTATAACACAGTATACGGATGGGGCGACAACTTACAATGTGAACTGGATAGACGATGGACACGGAAACATCATAGACCTTAACAATGACAACAGGGTTGTTGGAAGTATAAGCTACGATGATGGGACTGTTTTTATAAACCAGTTTGCTGGAAATGGAGCTACGGAAACATTAACGGCAGGAAGCTATAAAACATATGATACTACAGTGTCAACAAACACTATTCCTCCAGACAGCATATCAATAGTCCCTATACCTGTTAACAATCCAAACTCTGCAACATTAAACACTGGAGGTAACCCTATCCAGTTTACTTTAGACATACAGAATATGAAGCAGGTTGAGTCTGAATTCATATTTTACGCAGAACAGGATGGTTATGCGAAAGGTGATCTTCTTTCAGTATCAGTCAGTGAAGACGGTCTTGTAAGAGGTGTCTACTCAAACGGACAGGTTAAGGACTGGGCAAGAATAGCTATAGCAACATTTAATGACAAGGAGATTCTGATAAGAAAAGGAAATAACCTTTTCCTTCCTAACAGTCAGACCTACACACCGATAATAGTTCCCGGAGGTGTTATATCTAAAATCAGAGGTGGATTTTTAGAGCTTTCAAATGTAGATATATCAAGAGAGTTTATAAACCTTATAACAGCACAGAGAGCATACCAGGCAAATGCAAGAACTATAACAACATCAGATCAGGTTCTACAGGAAACAATGAACATAAAAAGGTAA
- a CDS encoding flagellar hook assembly protein FlgD translates to MESAGIYDIQKNEVRIVEAGYDNSKMENEDFLKVLLADLQWQDPLQANDITDFIQNTVKLREMEVLNSFQETVELLKETNEANSLLYASGLIGKKVVYEGNQTFVENGRSSVSFRLDDNADIVTVTVMDKQGNVVETESFSNLQGGVDYPFEIDNPNLTDGYYTVYIEATKDGSPVKSSVKSLGLVESVVRESDGIKVLFDDINVDLNSIVQIGG, encoded by the coding sequence ATGGAATCAGCTGGGATTTATGATATACAGAAAAATGAGGTGAGGATAGTAGAAGCAGGTTATGATAACTCAAAGATGGAAAATGAGGACTTTCTAAAGGTTTTACTTGCAGATCTCCAGTGGCAGGATCCACTTCAGGCAAACGATATAACAGATTTCATCCAGAATACAGTAAAGCTCAGAGAGATGGAGGTATTAAACAGCTTTCAGGAAACCGTTGAACTTCTAAAGGAGACAAATGAGGCAAACTCACTTTTATACGCATCAGGACTTATAGGTAAGAAAGTCGTCTACGAGGGAAACCAGACATTTGTAGAAAATGGTAGATCATCAGTATCGTTCAGACTTGATGACAACGCTGATATAGTTACTGTTACTGTAATGGACAAACAGGGAAATGTTGTTGAGACAGAAAGTTTTTCAAACCTTCAGGGAGGTGTTGATTACCCATTTGAGATAGACAACCCGAATTTAACAGACGGTTACTACACAGTGTATATAGAGGCCACAAAAGACGGGAGTCCTGTAAAAAGCTCTGTGAAGAGTTTAGGCCTCGTTGAAAGTGTAGTAAGGGAAAGTGATGGAATAAAGGTTTTATTTGATGACATAAATGTTGATCTAAACTCAATAGTCCAGATAGGAGGTTAA
- a CDS encoding FliI/YscN family ATPase has product MRLKERLRSIPRYKVKGKITGVVGPVIEAVLPKVSIGDACILENGLEAEVVGFKDGKTLLMAFDDTIGIRVGSWVEARQEPVSIEVGEELLGTVLDPFGKPLNKDRINPSHHYYLKNATINPLDRERIKEPLDVGVRSINALLTIGKGQRIGIFSGAGVGKSTLLGMISRFTEADVNVIALIGERGREVREFIEDNLGEEGLKKSVVIVATSDQTPLAKIRAAYSAIAVAKFFSNSGKNVLFLLDSLTRLAMAQREIGLAVGEPPTTKGYTPSVFALLPKFIEQAGNFYNRGSITGIYTVLVEGDDITMDPVADAAMGFLDGHIVLSRELANKRVFPAIDVLKSVSRLMPQIVSDDILKYQGIFTEIESIYREAEDMINLGLYKKGTTPKVDLAIQMHSRMEGFIKQDMHKKVTLNESFKQLEELIDLIVKEGGEKYGISWDL; this is encoded by the coding sequence ATGAGATTAAAAGAGAGATTAAGAAGCATTCCAAGATATAAGGTTAAGGGGAAGATAACAGGTGTTGTTGGTCCCGTCATAGAGGCTGTTCTCCCCAAGGTATCTATAGGAGATGCCTGTATTCTTGAAAATGGACTTGAGGCTGAGGTTGTAGGTTTTAAAGATGGGAAAACCCTGCTTATGGCCTTTGATGACACTATAGGAATCAGAGTTGGGAGCTGGGTTGAGGCAAGGCAGGAACCTGTAAGTATAGAGGTTGGTGAGGAGCTTTTAGGAACTGTTCTTGATCCTTTTGGAAAACCTTTAAATAAAGACAGGATAAATCCTTCACACCATTACTACCTGAAAAATGCAACGATAAATCCCCTTGACAGAGAAAGGATAAAAGAACCCCTTGATGTTGGGGTGAGATCAATAAATGCACTTCTTACAATAGGGAAGGGACAGAGGATAGGTATCTTCTCAGGGGCAGGTGTTGGTAAAAGTACACTCCTCGGTATGATCTCAAGGTTTACAGAGGCTGATGTTAACGTTATAGCACTTATAGGTGAAAGGGGAAGAGAGGTCAGAGAGTTTATTGAGGACAACCTTGGAGAGGAAGGACTGAAAAAGTCTGTTGTTATCGTTGCAACATCAGACCAGACTCCTCTAGCAAAGATAAGAGCCGCATACTCGGCTATAGCTGTTGCAAAATTTTTCTCAAACTCGGGAAAAAATGTTCTCTTCCTCCTTGACTCCCTCACAAGACTTGCTATGGCACAGAGGGAGATAGGTCTCGCAGTTGGTGAACCACCAACAACAAAAGGCTACACACCTTCAGTATTTGCCCTGCTCCCAAAATTCATAGAGCAGGCCGGTAATTTTTACAACAGGGGAAGTATAACGGGAATATACACAGTTTTGGTTGAAGGTGATGATATAACAATGGATCCAGTGGCTGATGCAGCGATGGGATTTTTAGATGGTCATATAGTCCTTTCAAGGGAGCTTGCAAACAAAAGGGTGTTTCCCGCGATAGATGTTCTAAAAAGTGTAAGCAGGTTAATGCCACAGATAGTATCTGACGATATATTAAAATATCAGGGAATATTTACAGAGATAGAGAGTATATACAGAGAAGCTGAGGATATGATCAATCTTGGATTATATAAGAAAGGAACCACACCCAAGGTAGATCTTGCGATACAGATGCACAGCAGGATGGAAGGCTTCATAAAACAGGATATGCATAAAAAAGTAACCCTGAATGAATCTTTTAAACAGCTGGAGGAACTTATAGATCTGATTGTTAAAGAAGGAGGTGAAAAATATGGAATCAGCTGGGATTTATGA
- a CDS encoding FliH/SctL family protein, with the protein MARLELDDFGSGEEKPDLEKISKEEIERFYQEKIKKIEEELKKRIQQEKEKAFKEGYLKGKEEAEKEFSDQLEKKLDEEIKKIKDQYESKIKALKNEINELSESLKKAYQEYIDHINDLILSALEEMLNYLYISPENEKFLSQQIISVINEFRNYPKLKITLSPDMEDVAKMLEKENFDVSIDKTLVKGDFRINIEDIQLESNFKEKMQILKDEIKREIKKHSKI; encoded by the coding sequence ATGGCGAGGCTTGAGCTTGATGATTTTGGCAGTGGTGAGGAAAAACCTGACTTAGAAAAGATATCAAAAGAAGAGATAGAAAGGTTCTACCAGGAAAAGATAAAAAAGATAGAAGAAGAGCTTAAAAAAAGAATACAGCAGGAAAAAGAAAAGGCATTTAAAGAAGGATACCTGAAGGGAAAGGAAGAAGCGGAAAAGGAGTTTTCAGATCAGCTCGAAAAAAAACTTGATGAAGAGATAAAAAAAATAAAAGATCAGTACGAATCAAAGATAAAAGCCCTTAAAAATGAGATAAACGAGCTCTCAGAATCTTTAAAAAAAGCCTACCAGGAGTATATAGACCATATAAACGATCTTATACTCTCAGCACTTGAGGAGATGTTAAACTACCTTTATATATCACCGGAAAACGAGAAATTCTTATCTCAGCAGATAATCTCGGTGATAAATGAGTTCAGAAACTACCCAAAACTTAAGATAACGCTCTCACCTGATATGGAAGATGTAGCAAAAATGCTTGAGAAGGAAAACTTTGATGTGTCCATAGATAAAACACTTGTAAAAGGTGATTTCAGAATAAATATTGAAGATATACAGCTTGAAAGTAACTTTAAGGAGAAGATGCAGATACTGAAAGATGAGATTAAAAGAGAGATTAAGAAGCATTCCAAGATATAA
- the fliF gene encoding flagellar basal-body MS-ring/collar protein FliF yields the protein MDFNEILKKTSEFIKKNLNPRNIALIIAGLLLITFLGIIAFKTVTKEEYGVLYTHLNPDDAGSILSVLQEENIPYKVEGDGSIILVPRNKVHEIRLKLAAKGLPSGKTVGFEIFEEPKMGITQFQENVNYLRALEGELSRTIRQLDPVRDAKVNIALPKESIFVREEDEPKASIILKLWPGKDLTKEQVKAVVFLVSHAVPKLKPENVTVVDNRGRVLSDILEEDTVTAVSDKNVEIKRKLERQIEKNVQTMLSRALGEGKVVVRATVEIETGKLQQQDEIYDPDRTAVVSERKIQEKEKEFKQQEALPPGTPTNVPPVIDETGQGSIIKQKERKDTTKNYNVTKSLVNTQKPIFNIKKISVGVLIDGKYEKVKDEEGNEKYRFIPRSEEELKVYESLVKSAIGYDPKRGDQVTVVSVPFEAKPEVAVAEERKIEDIILLVAIGILGLAVLAVAAIILVKVLKGKKKVPEAVPPGISPEAAAAYAIHEKEMEEFQLEREPIYRKLVDLAQENPELIAELITKWMKEEGR from the coding sequence TTGGATTTTAACGAGATTCTTAAAAAAACTTCAGAGTTTATTAAAAAAAATCTAAACCCAAGAAATATAGCATTAATAATTGCAGGACTTCTCCTGATAACATTCCTTGGGATTATAGCCTTCAAAACGGTAACAAAGGAAGAGTATGGTGTTTTATACACACATCTAAACCCTGATGACGCAGGAAGTATTCTATCTGTTCTTCAGGAGGAAAACATACCGTACAAAGTTGAGGGAGATGGAAGCATAATACTTGTTCCAAGAAATAAAGTCCATGAGATAAGACTGAAACTCGCTGCCAAAGGACTTCCATCAGGAAAGACCGTAGGATTTGAGATTTTTGAAGAACCAAAGATGGGAATAACACAGTTTCAGGAAAATGTTAACTATCTGAGAGCCCTAGAAGGTGAGCTATCAAGAACGATAAGACAGCTTGACCCAGTGAGGGACGCCAAGGTAAATATAGCCCTTCCAAAGGAGAGCATATTCGTAAGGGAAGAGGATGAACCTAAAGCATCCATAATACTGAAACTCTGGCCGGGGAAGGATCTCACAAAAGAACAGGTTAAGGCTGTTGTATTTCTCGTTTCACATGCTGTTCCAAAACTTAAGCCTGAAAATGTGACCGTTGTTGATAACAGGGGGAGAGTTCTTTCAGATATACTTGAGGAAGACACGGTAACAGCAGTCTCAGACAAAAATGTTGAGATAAAAAGGAAACTTGAGAGACAGATTGAGAAAAATGTCCAGACAATGCTCTCAAGAGCCTTAGGTGAGGGAAAGGTTGTTGTTAGAGCTACAGTTGAGATAGAAACAGGAAAACTTCAACAGCAGGATGAGATATACGATCCTGACAGAACAGCTGTTGTAAGTGAAAGGAAGATACAGGAAAAAGAAAAGGAGTTTAAACAGCAGGAAGCTCTACCACCTGGAACACCTACAAATGTTCCACCTGTTATAGACGAGACAGGACAGGGAAGTATTATCAAACAGAAAGAGAGGAAAGACACAACAAAGAACTATAACGTAACAAAATCCCTTGTAAACACACAGAAGCCTATATTCAACATAAAAAAGATAAGTGTAGGTGTTCTTATAGATGGAAAGTATGAGAAGGTCAAAGATGAAGAGGGTAATGAAAAATACAGGTTCATACCAAGATCAGAAGAGGAGCTTAAGGTATACGAATCACTTGTAAAGAGTGCTATAGGATACGATCCAAAAAGAGGGGATCAGGTAACCGTTGTAAGCGTTCCTTTTGAGGCAAAACCTGAAGTTGCTGTTGCTGAAGAGAGAAAGATTGAGGATATAATACTTCTCGTTGCTATAGGAATACTTGGACTTGCCGTTCTCGCAGTTGCTGCGATCATTCTTGTAAAAGTCCTGAAGGGAAAGAAAAAAGTACCGGAAGCTGTTCCACCTGGAATATCTCCAGAGGCAGCTGCAGCCTATGCCATACATGAAAAGGAGATGGAAGAGTTCCAGCTTGAGAGGGAACCTATATACAGAAAACTTGTTGATCTTGCACAGGAAAACCCAGAACTTATAGCAGAACTTATAACAAAATGGATGAAAGAAGAAGGAAGATAG
- the fliE gene encoding flagellar hook-basal body complex protein FliE: MRIEGLNDFTSLVSKQKNEKEVKPFSEVLEEFVADVNYDLKVAKEAERKIAAGEVENLENLMYQIAKSDISLRLITEIRNKALESYQEIMRMQV, encoded by the coding sequence ATGAGAATTGAAGGTCTAAATGATTTTACATCACTTGTCAGTAAACAGAAGAATGAAAAGGAGGTAAAACCTTTCAGTGAGGTTTTAGAGGAGTTTGTGGCAGATGTTAATTACGATCTGAAGGTTGCAAAAGAAGCTGAAAGAAAGATAGCTGCAGGTGAGGTTGAAAACCTTGAAAACCTTATGTACCAGATAGCAAAATCTGATATATCATTGAGACTTATAACTGAGATAAGAAACAAAGCTCTGGAAAGCTATCAGGAAATAATGAGAATGCAGGTGTAG
- the flgC gene encoding flagellar basal body rod protein FlgC gives MIFKGLEVSVTGMAAQRIRIDITSSNLANVNSTRTEDGQPYRRKVPVFQAVLDNQTKTPVYKVKIPEVIEDPSPFKLKFDPSHPDADQNGYVAYPNVDPLREMVDMMSAIRTYEANLTAFNTHKDMLLKSLELIRV, from the coding sequence ATGATATTCAAAGGACTTGAGGTTTCAGTAACAGGGATGGCTGCACAGAGAATAAGGATTGATATAACATCAAGTAATCTTGCAAATGTAAACTCAACAAGAACTGAGGACGGACAGCCTTACAGAAGAAAGGTTCCTGTCTTTCAGGCTGTACTTGATAACCAGACAAAAACACCAGTTTACAAGGTGAAAATACCTGAGGTTATAGAAGATCCTTCACCATTCAAACTAAAGTTTGACCCTTCACATCCTGATGCTGACCAGAACGGTTATGTGGCATACCCGAATGTTGATCCTTTAAGGGAGATGGTTGATATGATGTCAGCTATAAGAACATACGAGGCAAACCTGACAGCTTTCAATACACATAAGGATATGCTTTTAAAATCTCTTGAGCTGATAAGAGTCTAA
- the flgB gene encoding flagellar basal body rod protein FlgB, with protein sequence MSELFSHIDRLEEKASYFLERTKVIQSNIANADTPFYKPKDLVFEKVLTEQIKLKKTDPKHIDPFPEERSSIKLVEQGKLTGYDQNQVNVEEELAKLAESSIMYKTLLESMKKEMAKLKYAITGR encoded by the coding sequence ATGAGTGAGCTTTTTTCCCATATAGATAGACTTGAAGAGAAGGCATCATACTTTTTAGAAAGGACAAAGGTTATACAGAGTAATATAGCGAATGCTGATACTCCTTTTTACAAGCCTAAGGATCTCGTTTTTGAGAAGGTTTTAACAGAGCAGATAAAACTAAAGAAAACAGACCCAAAACATATAGACCCTTTTCCTGAGGAAAGATCATCAATCAAACTGGTTGAACAGGGAAAGCTTACAGGTTACGATCAGAATCAGGTTAATGTGGAGGAAGAACTGGCCAAACTTGCAGAAAGCTCAATAATGTACAAAACACTTTTAGAATCAATGAAAAAAGAGATGGCAAAACTTAAGTATGCTATAACTGGTAGATAA
- a CDS encoding tetratricopeptide repeat protein: MSGFKLILTVLLIIISPSFAEEKTVLNQQESPFKSLSEEEASQIYREAIQMYRRKSYYSALNLLTKLITHRDNIHYSDALFLTAKIYLELGRKTGKKSLILKALNYINKYSYMAKNSENWDFYYTKGNIYENLYMYERALALYKLAFYRALTKKQQFKTIAAILRTAAWTHKMDLVTRYIVFVNVEELSHEEKKEFEFIKGLLEFQKGNYEKAYEYLSKVYKEYEPYLIENPYYYYIFAENTYRIRKYEFSKQLFRRIISLIKDEEIIRRSLLRLGDIFNIKGDKITAFNYYYSIVEKYPDSQEAKVAKLKILSMEDDRRIKEKIYLLKKKDKDFEKPLRFVYRMLVSNRNSYIGNFAIGNFGKMVFDMKNESLFSELVKELSLIYPERMLYEQKEYIRKLWDKGLLELPPDKICELYRTNRRFFKNIFDRKVLLKIVEDLKKCNMRKDRIDLAEWILKKWNDDISRLALAKVYFEENKFKKSLEVLSKMKNRNCNYAKLYTKNIIELDRDTRKSSEILNTCKNDKEALLLEAVLYFRSGNLDSSIKTLSKIKDDLYRFYSDPFFRKYISRIITRSISENRYSDVLNILLPVSEKLDDCNINSWLLISMVRTGSEETEKYMKKIEKCDTSWSSVAKNVYEDSILMKEVSR, from the coding sequence ATGTCAGGGTTTAAACTGATCTTAACGGTTCTTTTAATAATAATATCTCCCTCCTTTGCAGAGGAAAAAACTGTTTTAAACCAGCAGGAGAGTCCTTTTAAAAGCCTTTCTGAAGAAGAGGCCTCACAGATATATAGAGAAGCCATCCAGATGTACAGAAGGAAGTCCTACTACTCAGCCCTCAACCTTCTTACAAAACTTATAACCCACAGGGATAATATACATTACTCTGACGCACTTTTTCTAACAGCAAAGATATATCTTGAACTTGGGAGAAAGACAGGAAAAAAATCACTTATCTTAAAAGCTCTGAACTATATAAACAAATACTCATATATGGCTAAAAACTCTGAAAACTGGGATTTTTATTACACAAAGGGAAATATATATGAGAATCTATACATGTATGAAAGGGCCCTTGCTCTTTATAAATTGGCTTTCTACAGAGCATTGACAAAGAAACAGCAGTTCAAAACGATAGCAGCGATACTGAGAACAGCAGCATGGACTCACAAGATGGATCTTGTGACAAGGTATATAGTTTTTGTGAATGTTGAAGAGCTTTCACATGAGGAGAAAAAAGAGTTTGAGTTTATAAAAGGTCTTTTAGAGTTCCAGAAAGGTAATTACGAGAAGGCATATGAATACCTCTCAAAGGTTTACAAAGAGTATGAGCCTTACCTTATAGAAAATCCATACTACTACTACATATTTGCAGAAAACACATACAGGATAAGAAAGTACGAGTTCTCAAAACAGCTTTTCAGAAGGATAATAAGTCTGATAAAGGATGAGGAGATAATAAGAAGATCACTTCTCAGACTTGGAGATATCTTCAACATAAAAGGAGATAAGATAACGGCCTTTAATTATTACTACTCAATAGTTGAGAAATACCCCGATTCACAGGAAGCAAAGGTTGCAAAACTCAAGATCTTAAGTATGGAAGATGATAGAAGGATAAAGGAAAAGATATATCTACTTAAGAAAAAGGATAAAGATTTTGAAAAACCTTTAAGATTCGTTTACAGGATGCTTGTGTCAAACAGAAATTCGTACATAGGAAATTTTGCCATAGGAAACTTTGGGAAGATGGTTTTTGATATGAAGAACGAGTCACTTTTTTCAGAACTTGTTAAAGAGCTTTCCCTTATATATCCGGAGAGGATGCTTTACGAGCAGAAGGAGTATATCAGAAAGCTCTGGGATAAAGGATTATTGGAACTGCCGCCGGATAAAATCTGTGAGCTTTACAGGACAAACAGAAGATTTTTCAAAAACATATTTGACAGAAAAGTCCTATTAAAGATAGTTGAAGACCTGAAAAAATGTAATATGAGAAAGGACAGGATCGATCTTGCAGAATGGATACTGAAGAAATGGAATGATGATATCTCAAGACTTGCTCTTGCGAAGGTTTACTTTGAGGAGAACAAGTTTAAAAAATCTCTTGAAGTCCTGTCAAAGATGAAAAACAGAAACTGTAACTACGCAAAACTGTACACAAAGAATATAATAGAGCTCGACAGAGATACCAGAAAAAGCTCAGAGATACTAAATACCTGTAAAAATGATAAGGAGGCTTTACTTTTAGAAGCCGTACTTTATTTTAGATCCGGGAATTTAGACAGTTCTATTAAAACACTATCAAAGATAAAGGATGATCTATACAGATTCTATTCTGACCCTTTCTTCAGAAAATATATCTCACGTATAATCACCAGATCTATATCTGAAAACAGATACAGTGATGTGTTAAACATACTCCTACCTGTATCCGAAAAGTTAGATGACTGCAACATTAACAGCTGGCTGTTGATCAGTATGGTAAGAACTGGATCAGAGGAAACTGAAAAATATATGAAAAAGATAGAAAAATGTGATACCTCATGGTCTTCAGTGGCTAAAAATGTATATGAGGACAGCATCCTTATGAAGGAGGTCTCAAGATGA
- a CDS encoding sigma-70 family RNA polymerase sigma factor: MGDSIDKKNKEQIVLENLSLVKKVASKIYSRLPKGDIEFDDLVNTWIIGLMKAIDRYDKDKAKFSTYAYIKIRGEILDYLRSLDIVPRTVRDRIKKEKAEREEPMPLSTSAVMVSIEKALSTKDESLKLIDTLVSKKETPEEEVIKDDLKDRLIKVIDMLNEKEKRVLQMLYFEELDFKTVASELNISVSRVSQIKSEALRKLKSIFSY, from the coding sequence ATGGGAGACAGTATAGATAAAAAAAACAAAGAGCAGATAGTTCTTGAAAATCTCTCCCTTGTTAAAAAGGTGGCAAGCAAGATATACTCAAGACTGCCTAAGGGGGATATAGAGTTTGATGACCTTGTTAATACATGGATCATCGGACTTATGAAGGCTATAGATAGATACGACAAGGACAAAGCAAAATTCTCAACTTACGCATACATAAAGATAAGGGGAGAGATACTTGATTATCTGAGAAGTCTTGATATAGTTCCAAGAACTGTAAGGGACAGAATTAAAAAAGAAAAGGCCGAGAGAGAAGAACCTATGCCCCTTTCAACATCCGCTGTAATGGTAAGCATCGAAAAAGCCCTATCAACAAAAGATGAAAGTCTCAAACTTATAGACACCCTTGTATCTAAGAAAGAAACACCGGAAGAGGAAGTCATAAAAGATGATCTCAAGGATAGACTTATAAAAGTTATAGATATGCTGAATGAAAAGGAAAAAAGAGTCCTCCAGATGCTTTACTTTGAAGAACTTGACTTTAAAACAGTTGCCAGCGAGCTTAACATATCAGTTTCAAGGGTGTCTCAGATAAAATCGGAAGCACTGAGGAAACTTAAGAGTATATTCAGTTATTAA
- a CDS encoding MinD/ParA family protein, which translates to MEVGEQAKELIKLVGSKENISNTKFITVASGKGGVGKTNFAVNFAYVLSNVYNKKVLLVDADMGMANVHILVNVDTKKTLKDIISGVPVEEVIFTTRGIDILPGFSGIDMLEEVEESSVLRLVQSLDDISKNYDYIIIDTGAGIDNRIVSFIKASSKTYVITTPEPTAIIDAYALIKSVKKIFGYSEFRIVVNMVKNRNEGFDTFEKLKNSAKKFLEIDLSLLGILPNTKNMKKSVKNKQLIAEIYPSDDFVRELKVIASSELGEPPPPEKTRFWEKVVNLLRRD; encoded by the coding sequence ATGGAAGTTGGGGAACAGGCTAAAGAGCTTATCAAGCTTGTAGGCAGTAAGGAAAATATATCAAACACAAAGTTTATCACGGTGGCAAGCGGAAAAGGCGGTGTAGGCAAAACAAACTTTGCTGTCAATTTTGCCTACGTCCTGTCAAACGTTTACAACAAAAAGGTTCTCTTAGTAGATGCGGATATGGGAATGGCAAATGTACACATCCTTGTAAATGTTGATACAAAAAAAACATTAAAAGATATCATCTCAGGTGTTCCTGTTGAGGAGGTTATATTCACAACAAGAGGAATAGATATACTACCGGGTTTTTCAGGTATAGATATGCTTGAGGAGGTTGAGGAAAGCTCTGTTCTCAGGCTTGTTCAGTCACTTGATGATATATCAAAAAACTACGACTACATAATAATAGACACAGGAGCAGGTATAGATAACAGGATAGTATCATTCATAAAAGCATCATCAAAAACCTATGTTATAACAACACCGGAACCAACAGCAATAATAGACGCTTACGCCCTTATAAAATCTGTAAAAAAGATATTCGGTTACTCCGAGTTCAGGATTGTTGTAAATATGGTAAAAAACAGGAATGAAGGTTTTGATACATTTGAGAAACTAAAAAACTCTGCAAAGAAGTTCCTTGAGATAGATTTATCTCTGCTGGGCATTCTGCCGAACACTAAAAATATGAAAAAAAGTGTAAAGAACAAACAGCTTATTGCTGAGATATACCCATCTGATGATTTTGTTAGAGAGTTAAAGGTTATCGCATCATCTGAGCTTGGAGAACCACCTCCACCTGAAAAAACAAGATTCTGGGAAAAGGTGGTAAATCTTTTAAGAAGAGATTGA